One genomic segment of Desulforamulus reducens MI-1 includes these proteins:
- a CDS encoding C2H2-type zinc finger protein produces the protein MSFWQVFRCPVCNELFESLYGLRMDMLIEYK, from the coding sequence ATATCGTTTTGGCAGGTATTTAGATGTCCTGTTTGCAATGAGTTATTTGAATCTTTATATGGACTGCGCATGGATATGTTGATAGAATATAAATAA
- a CDS encoding calcium-translocating P-type ATPase, SERCA-type produces MTTRWFEMGRQEVIDKLGSCPEKGLDEQQARERLEKIGPNKLTSSKKKSPWKMLLDQFKDFMVLVLIAATFVSGMLGEWADAVTIMIIVVVNAILGFVQEFRAEKSMEALKALTAPEALIIRDGIERKIPASDLVPGDIVLLDTGDKVPADLRLLSVANLGVEESALTGESNPVKKRVENMADQSEVSLGDTHNMAYMGTVVVRGKGKGIVVATGMFTEMGHITKMIQEAAEEQTPLQRRLDQLGKALVVFCLLICALVVVLGVMRGEPVYQMFLAGVSLAVAAIPEGLPAIVTIALAIGVQRMIKRNAIIRRLPAVETLGCATVICSDKTGTLTENQMTVREVLVGNTKVRVSGEGYDPKGEFRFDGPKGPEFSLLLKCAALCNNAKLTKGEITVGGIFRNLNKGNLSRVWGVAGDPTEGALMVMAAKGKIWRKDLESDEQRIMEFPFDSIRKRMSVIYQDTKGNLTAYAKGAPDVMLDLCTHIQRDGRVIPLSDHTKQEILKKNSEMANNALRVLALAYRNLGTVTAEDDLNEDQVEQQLILLGLAGMIDPPRPSAIQSIQACRRAGIHTVMITGDHQLTAQAVAKELGLLARNAKVLTGAQLDRLDDDELQAQAELTSVYARVTPKHKLRIVRALKCNGHVVAMTGDGVNDAPAVKEADIGVAMGKAGTDVTKEASAMVLADDNFSTIAAAIEEGRAIYDNIRKFIRYLLSCNVGEVLTMFLAVLMGMPLPLLPIQILWMNLVTDGLPAMALGVDPPEKDIMYRRPRDPQESVFSQGLGWRIMSTGTIFALGTLIAFAVGLMMGQVELARTMAFNTLVFFQLFFVFSCRSERHSVAEIGMFGNPHLVLAVITSACLQLSVNYISFLQPIFHITPLELKHWVVVLSIALVPQVLSSLGKAIKDRAKEKIMYIKA; encoded by the coding sequence ATGACTACGCGTTGGTTTGAAATGGGGAGACAGGAGGTCATAGACAAACTGGGAAGCTGTCCCGAAAAAGGATTGGACGAGCAACAGGCCAGAGAAAGGTTGGAGAAAATTGGTCCTAATAAGTTAACCAGCTCTAAAAAAAAATCACCATGGAAAATGCTTTTGGATCAATTTAAAGACTTTATGGTTTTAGTCCTGATTGCAGCGACCTTTGTGTCAGGCATGTTAGGAGAATGGGCCGATGCAGTGACCATTATGATAATTGTTGTTGTCAATGCAATCCTTGGTTTTGTGCAGGAGTTTCGAGCGGAAAAATCAATGGAAGCACTAAAGGCTCTAACAGCACCGGAGGCTTTGATAATTCGTGATGGTATTGAAAGGAAAATTCCGGCCTCTGATCTGGTTCCCGGTGATATTGTTTTATTGGACACGGGCGATAAGGTTCCGGCAGACCTTAGGCTACTGTCTGTAGCCAATTTAGGAGTTGAAGAATCTGCTCTTACCGGTGAATCCAACCCTGTAAAGAAAAGGGTGGAAAATATGGCCGACCAAAGTGAAGTTAGTTTAGGTGACACCCATAACATGGCCTACATGGGAACGGTGGTTGTCCGTGGTAAAGGTAAGGGCATCGTTGTAGCCACAGGGATGTTTACTGAAATGGGTCATATAACAAAGATGATTCAAGAGGCGGCAGAAGAACAAACACCCTTGCAAAGAAGGTTAGATCAACTGGGTAAAGCCCTAGTTGTCTTTTGCCTTTTAATCTGCGCCCTGGTTGTGGTGCTTGGCGTTATGCGGGGAGAGCCAGTTTATCAAATGTTTTTAGCAGGGGTAAGCCTTGCTGTGGCAGCGATTCCTGAGGGGTTGCCGGCCATTGTAACCATTGCATTGGCCATAGGGGTGCAAAGAATGATTAAAAGAAATGCCATCATTCGACGATTGCCTGCAGTGGAAACCTTGGGCTGTGCCACAGTTATTTGCAGTGATAAAACAGGTACACTGACAGAAAACCAAATGACAGTTCGGGAGGTGTTGGTAGGGAACACTAAGGTTAGAGTTAGCGGAGAGGGATATGATCCGAAGGGAGAGTTCCGCTTTGATGGTCCTAAGGGTCCAGAATTCTCTTTGTTGTTAAAATGCGCTGCCCTTTGTAACAATGCTAAATTAACCAAAGGTGAAATTACGGTCGGTGGTATTTTTAGAAATTTAAATAAAGGCAATCTTTCCCGAGTATGGGGAGTTGCAGGGGACCCTACCGAAGGGGCCTTAATGGTTATGGCCGCCAAGGGTAAGATCTGGCGAAAGGACCTGGAAAGTGATGAACAGCGAATAATGGAATTTCCCTTTGATAGTATTCGTAAACGCATGTCAGTTATATATCAGGATACTAAAGGCAATTTAACTGCCTATGCAAAGGGTGCCCCGGATGTGATGCTGGATTTATGTACCCATATCCAACGGGATGGTAGGGTGATTCCTTTAAGTGATCATACAAAGCAGGAAATTCTAAAGAAAAATTCTGAGATGGCCAATAACGCATTGCGGGTTCTGGCCCTAGCCTATCGGAATTTGGGGACTGTTACTGCCGAGGACGACTTAAATGAAGATCAAGTGGAACAACAATTGATTCTGCTGGGATTAGCGGGGATGATTGATCCGCCCAGACCCTCGGCCATTCAGTCCATTCAAGCTTGCCGTCGTGCAGGCATTCATACAGTCATGATTACCGGTGACCATCAATTAACTGCCCAAGCGGTGGCGAAAGAATTAGGTCTCCTAGCCAGGAATGCCAAGGTATTAACCGGTGCTCAATTGGATCGGCTCGATGATGATGAACTGCAAGCCCAAGCAGAACTCACTTCGGTATATGCAAGGGTTACACCAAAACATAAATTACGTATTGTCAGGGCATTAAAGTGCAATGGGCATGTGGTGGCTATGACCGGTGACGGAGTCAATGATGCCCCAGCAGTAAAAGAAGCAGACATTGGTGTAGCCATGGGAAAAGCCGGCACAGATGTAACGAAGGAAGCCTCAGCAATGGTGTTGGCCGATGATAACTTCAGTACCATTGCAGCAGCCATTGAAGAGGGAAGGGCGATCTACGATAACATTCGGAAGTTTATCCGTTATTTGCTTTCTTGCAACGTGGGAGAGGTATTAACGATGTTTTTAGCTGTGTTGATGGGCATGCCGTTACCGTTATTACCCATTCAAATTCTTTGGATGAATTTGGTGACCGATGGATTACCGGCCATGGCATTGGGGGTGGATCCGCCGGAGAAGGATATTATGTATCGACGCCCCAGGGATCCTCAGGAAAGTGTTTTCTCCCAAGGGCTAGGGTGGAGAATTATGAGCACCGGCACTATCTTTGCACTGGGTACTTTGATAGCCTTTGCCGTAGGTTTGATGATGGGTCAAGTGGAACTGGCAAGAACCATGGCCTTTAATACCCTGGTTTTCTTTCAACTATTTTTTGTGTTTTCTTGCCGATCGGAAAGACACTCTGTTGCAGAAATTGGTATGTTTGGAAATCCTCATTTAGTTTTGGCGGTGATAACGTCGGCTTGTCTGCAACTTTCGGTTAACTATATCAGTTTCTTGCAACCCATTTTTCACATCACCCCACTTGAACTTAAGCATTGGGTCGTTGTTTTAAGTATTGCCTTGGTACCCCAGGTGCTTAGTTCCCTCGGTAAGGCCATAAAGGACAGAGCAAAGGAAAAAATCATGTATATCAAAGCATAA
- a CDS encoding methyl-accepting chemotaxis protein, with protein sequence MANCWDYLNCPEDRKLACPAFTQSQGINCWKVPGTLCTGEVQGTVAEKIPFCRKCDFFEAKISNNAFPIKRKLFTGFGLLITLLLLVGGLSYNNMHKIMTNYDQLIDQRVLVINQTNESLILLQKSALDLRNYLITGDMDYLEQHNSKMSETNASLAKLRSILKTQKGKEFYNQYNRQVSIYKAYAGNLINIRQATSQDQIINGDAKEFNTLKSIQMQTLADKGTIGNTVTAGQNLIAYVNSLVTIEHNRVKEAVKDLITLITVIIIFSLLSSLIVAYYASNIIAKPIVLLEQSVAKIAEGDLTGEEINIKNRDEVGKLGTAFNQMSIALKDLVLHISEKAGTVSAASQELTSSTQQCSASANEAATTLTELAATVEKVTQNTAMVHTASEMANQSADHGHQELNQIEHQMQSIKDSTEKVAGVINELNHTSGRITQIVEMITQIAEQTNLLALNAAIEAARAGEQGRGFAVVAEEVRKLAEESATAAKEIKDLIFSIQTESSNAVNTMATEMDEVDKGTKIVKQVASSFQKILSSIQELNSQIQDVASSTHQISSGVQNIAGSAEEQTAIMEELAASSETLSNMAEELRETAARFKV encoded by the coding sequence ATGGCCAATTGTTGGGATTATCTAAATTGTCCAGAAGATAGAAAATTAGCTTGTCCTGCCTTCACACAGAGCCAGGGCATAAATTGTTGGAAAGTCCCGGGAACCCTTTGCACCGGTGAGGTTCAAGGAACAGTGGCAGAAAAAATCCCTTTCTGCAGAAAATGTGATTTTTTTGAAGCTAAGATTTCCAATAATGCATTTCCCATTAAAAGAAAACTTTTTACTGGCTTTGGGCTACTTATTACTTTACTGCTACTTGTAGGGGGCTTGTCCTACAACAATATGCACAAAATAATGACAAACTACGATCAATTAATTGATCAACGAGTTCTTGTTATCAATCAGACCAATGAATCCCTGATTCTTCTGCAAAAATCAGCCCTAGATCTAAGAAACTATCTGATAACCGGGGATATGGACTATTTGGAACAACACAACAGCAAAATGTCTGAAACCAATGCTTCTTTAGCCAAGCTTCGATCCATTCTGAAAACCCAAAAGGGTAAAGAATTCTATAATCAATATAATCGGCAGGTTTCAATCTATAAGGCCTATGCAGGAAACTTAATTAATATTCGTCAAGCCACTTCTCAGGATCAAATTATCAATGGAGACGCAAAGGAATTTAACACCTTAAAAAGTATCCAAATGCAGACCTTAGCGGATAAAGGAACCATCGGCAATACGGTAACTGCTGGGCAAAATTTAATAGCATATGTTAATAGCTTAGTAACAATCGAACATAACCGTGTTAAGGAAGCAGTCAAAGACTTAATTACTCTTATTACCGTGATTATTATATTTTCCCTATTGAGCAGCCTCATTGTTGCTTATTATGCATCAAACATCATCGCTAAACCCATTGTTCTTTTGGAACAAAGTGTAGCTAAAATTGCCGAGGGAGATCTGACCGGAGAAGAAATTAACATCAAAAACCGCGATGAAGTGGGCAAGCTGGGTACAGCCTTCAACCAAATGTCCATCGCCCTGAAGGATCTGGTGCTCCATATATCAGAAAAGGCTGGAACAGTTTCTGCAGCCAGCCAAGAATTAACCTCTAGCACCCAACAGTGTTCAGCATCAGCTAACGAAGCTGCTACTACCTTGACAGAACTGGCAGCAACTGTAGAAAAAGTAACTCAAAACACTGCAATGGTACATACAGCCTCCGAGATGGCAAATCAATCTGCGGATCACGGCCATCAGGAACTCAATCAAATTGAACATCAAATGCAATCCATCAAAGATTCTACCGAAAAAGTAGCCGGGGTTATTAATGAACTAAATCACACCTCCGGTCGCATTACACAGATTGTAGAAATGATCACTCAAATTGCCGAACAAACAAACCTTTTGGCATTAAACGCTGCCATTGAAGCAGCCCGGGCCGGTGAGCAGGGACGAGGTTTTGCAGTGGTGGCTGAGGAGGTTAGGAAGTTAGCTGAGGAAAGTGCCACCGCAGCCAAAGAGATTAAGGATTTAATTTTTTCCATACAGACCGAGTCCAGTAATGCTGTCAATACCATGGCTACGGAAATGGATGAAGTTGATAAAGGAACCAAAATTGTCAAGCAAGTTGCCAGTTCATTCCAAAAAATACTTTCCTCCATTCAAGAATTAAATAGCCAAATACAAGACGTTGCGTCATCCACCCATCAAATTTCTTCCGGTGTGCAAAACATTGCCGGTTCGGCCGAAGAGCAAACAGCCATTATGGAAGAACTGGCCGCTTCCAGTGAAACCCTTTCAAATATGGCCGAGGAATTAAGAGAAACAGCTGCCCGTTTTAAAGTATAG